A portion of the Marinobacter alexandrii genome contains these proteins:
- a CDS encoding pentapeptide repeat-containing protein: MDECGWVSEVLEEETRKLKSTMLIANETFEKLTALDNQNEYECCTFKNCDFSGGNLSATKFIESEFIDCNLSNAKLNETSILDVQFKSCKMLGIQFDMSNPLLFSAIFENCQLNDCTFYEMKLRQAEFTNSSLEGADFTAADMKEVKITGCDLSNANFDRANLEGADFLMSVRLQIDPELTRITKAKLSMSQLPGLLSKYNLKIKG; this comes from the coding sequence ATGGATGAGTGTGGCTGGGTTAGTGAGGTATTGGAAGAAGAAACAAGGAAGCTAAAATCAACTATGTTAATTGCCAACGAAACATTCGAGAAACTCACAGCTCTGGATAATCAAAACGAGTATGAGTGTTGCACGTTCAAAAATTGCGACTTTTCTGGAGGGAATCTATCAGCCACAAAATTCATCGAATCTGAATTTATTGATTGCAATCTCAGTAATGCAAAGTTAAATGAGACCTCAATATTGGATGTGCAATTCAAGAGTTGTAAAATGCTTGGAATTCAGTTTGATATGAGCAATCCATTGTTGTTTTCAGCGATTTTTGAAAATTGCCAGCTAAACGATTGTACATTTTATGAAATGAAGCTTCGACAAGCGGAGTTTACCAATTCGAGCCTGGAAGGGGCCGATTTTACAGCTGCTGATATGAAAGAAGTGAAGATTACAGGATGCGATTTGTCCAATGCGAATTTTGATCGAGCGAACCTTGAGGGAGCTGACTTTCTTATGTCAGTAAGACTCCAAATAGATCCAGAACTTACCCGTATAACGAAAGCAAAGCTTTCAATGAGTCAATTGCCAGGTTTGCTTTCCAAATACAACCTGAAAATCAAAGGGTAA
- a CDS encoding MBL fold metallo-hydrolase: protein MYHTLDLHFQNYDHAIAAFVIETEDGPVLIESGPYSTFPSLEKGLNDIGYKVGDIKHLLLSHIHFDHAGAAWAFAEKGAKVYLHPFGFDHMHDPTKLVASATMIYGDQMDTLWGRMEGIAKKNLNIVEHDEVLEIGGQSFRALHTPGHAKHHIAWHWKDTIFTGDAAGVKIEGGPVVPPCPPPDINLEDWMHSIDLILSKNPNRLVLTHFGEEMNPNIHMKELKEILNDWGQWMKAKWEEGLSNDEITPLFMKYTAQQLKDRGVSDHGIKQYELANPSWMSVAGLVRYWKKKQGS, encoded by the coding sequence ATGTATCACACTCTCGACCTACATTTTCAAAATTATGATCATGCCATTGCAGCTTTTGTCATAGAAACCGAGGATGGTCCTGTATTAATTGAATCAGGCCCATATAGCACTTTTCCGAGTCTAGAAAAGGGGCTAAATGATATTGGATATAAGGTTGGAGACATCAAACATCTACTTTTATCACACATCCATTTTGATCATGCTGGAGCAGCCTGGGCTTTTGCTGAAAAGGGAGCGAAGGTTTATCTGCATCCGTTTGGATTTGATCATATGCATGATCCAACCAAATTAGTGGCTTCAGCTACCATGATTTATGGTGATCAGATGGATACACTATGGGGAAGAATGGAGGGAATTGCGAAGAAGAATTTGAATATAGTAGAGCATGATGAAGTGCTGGAAATTGGCGGTCAATCTTTTCGAGCCTTACATACCCCTGGACATGCCAAGCATCACATTGCCTGGCACTGGAAGGACACCATTTTTACGGGAGATGCAGCAGGGGTTAAGATAGAGGGAGGACCCGTGGTGCCTCCGTGCCCACCACCAGATATCAATCTGGAAGACTGGATGCATTCAATTGACCTCATACTTTCTAAAAACCCAAACCGATTAGTCTTGACTCACTTTGGGGAAGAAATGAATCCGAATATTCATATGAAGGAACTGAAGGAGATTTTAAATGACTGGGGACAATGGATGAAAGCTAAATGGGAAGAAGGATTGAGTAATGATGAGATCACTCCTCTTTTTATGAAGTATACAGCTCAGCAATTGAAAGACAGAGGTGTTTCAGATCATGGCATCAAACAATACGAATTAGCAAACCCTTCATGGATGAGTGTGGCTGGGTTAGTGAGGTATTGGAAGAAGAAACAAGGAAGCTAA
- a CDS encoding PaaI family thioesterase, whose product MSESKYFQDHMPENVCFGCGHNHAGLQIKSYWEGEESVCKWHSKEEYHGWSNLMNGGIMATLIDCHCMGTAMADAYRREGRSLNTDPEYRYATGTLSVKYLKPTPNTEVELRARVIEVKGRKTVLKCDFYSKDGIKTAEADVVAIRVFDSNETKETVFKS is encoded by the coding sequence ATGAGTGAGTCAAAATATTTTCAAGATCACATGCCTGAGAATGTTTGTTTTGGATGTGGTCATAATCATGCTGGTTTGCAGATTAAGAGCTATTGGGAGGGTGAGGAGTCTGTGTGTAAGTGGCATTCTAAAGAAGAATACCATGGTTGGAGTAACCTAATGAATGGAGGTATCATGGCTACATTGATAGATTGCCATTGTATGGGGACAGCTATGGCTGATGCTTATCGACGAGAAGGAAGATCGCTAAATACAGATCCTGAGTATCGCTATGCTACAGGAACACTCTCTGTAAAGTATCTTAAACCCACACCCAATACGGAAGTAGAACTTAGGGCTCGAGTCATTGAAGTAAAAGGACGCAAGACTGTACTGAAATGTGACTTTTATTCAAAAGATGGTATAAAAACTGCGGAAGCAGATGTGGTGGCTATTCGAGTATTTGATAGCAACGAGACTAAAGAAACAGTTTTTAAAAGCTAA
- the lgt gene encoding prolipoprotein diacylglyceryl transferase, translating to MHPELFTIGDFTIHTYGFMIMIGATLGFFYMTYSVKKDLGIEREKIQNLAILIILFAFIGGKLFFYLEDPSFYFGSWKNMKQNFRTGFVFYGSLLFAIPIIVWYFKKEKWPLWPLMDRLAITACIIHGLGRLGCFFAGCCHGTPTDALWGITFTNPASQAEPLHTPLHPTQLYSATLIFGILVILLMFKRHKRFEGQLFFIYIILYAFGRGIIEFFRGDEARGYIIDGVLSHSQFISIGVIAVTAWFYLRFKKKAKFKREE from the coding sequence ATGCATCCGGAACTCTTTACAATTGGTGATTTTACGATTCATACCTACGGGTTCATGATCATGATAGGAGCTACGCTTGGATTTTTTTATATGACCTATTCTGTAAAAAAAGACTTGGGTATTGAGCGTGAAAAGATTCAGAACCTTGCCATCCTGATTATATTATTTGCCTTCATTGGCGGCAAGCTTTTCTTTTATCTGGAAGACCCTTCCTTCTATTTTGGGTCATGGAAGAATATGAAACAGAACTTTCGTACTGGTTTTGTTTTCTATGGCTCACTCCTTTTTGCTATTCCCATCATTGTATGGTACTTCAAGAAAGAAAAATGGCCTCTTTGGCCACTAATGGATCGGCTAGCTATCACAGCATGCATCATCCATGGGTTAGGAAGGTTGGGATGTTTTTTCGCTGGATGCTGCCATGGAACGCCCACAGATGCGCTTTGGGGCATAACGTTTACAAATCCAGCTTCTCAAGCTGAACCGCTACACACTCCTCTCCACCCAACTCAACTTTATTCTGCTACTTTAATCTTTGGCATTCTTGTGATTTTGCTGATGTTCAAAAGACATAAGCGTTTTGAAGGACAGCTATTCTTTATTTACATCATTTTATATGCTTTTGGACGGGGAATCATAGAATTCTTCCGTGGAGATGAGGCGAGAGGATACATTATTGATGGAGTACTTTCTCACTCACAGTTTATCAGTATAGGTGTGATTGCCGTTACTGCTTGGTTCTATTTAAGGTTTAAGAAGAAGGCTAAGTTTAAGAGAGAAGAGTAA
- a CDS encoding diacylglycerol kinase family protein, with protein MTERKVFIISNPFSGGKSEKITNSLKKRLFHEGIDHHSFDTIQTQNATKSVAENLDGSFTDLIIIGGDGTINESINGLKFDIPVSIIPAGTGDDFVKNISIGKNLEDQIQTAIYGQVKQIDLGQCNDRKFVNGVGIGFDGQIVEDMVSKRVPLLKGHTAYYYHVLRILGGYRERSFQYKIDDYSFKKELILLTIGNGTTFGGGFKLMPEAKIDDGLLEICEIGKVSGFRRFLNVGKLSGGTHGSMSEVSFYKAKKVSIAGNDALFAHIDGERMGQPPFEIKVLPKALKLRFSSF; from the coding sequence ATGACGGAAAGAAAAGTCTTTATCATTTCAAACCCTTTTTCCGGGGGTAAATCTGAGAAGATTACAAACTCTCTCAAGAAAAGACTTTTCCATGAAGGTATTGATCATCATTCTTTTGATACTATTCAAACTCAAAATGCAACTAAATCAGTAGCTGAAAACCTGGATGGGTCTTTTACCGATCTTATCATTATTGGTGGTGATGGAACCATTAATGAATCAATCAACGGATTAAAATTTGATATACCGGTCTCCATAATACCTGCTGGAACAGGAGATGATTTTGTAAAGAATATTTCAATCGGGAAAAATCTAGAAGATCAAATACAAACAGCTATTTATGGTCAGGTAAAACAGATAGATCTTGGTCAGTGCAATGACCGAAAGTTTGTGAATGGTGTAGGTATCGGATTCGATGGTCAAATTGTTGAAGATATGGTATCCAAGCGTGTTCCTCTTCTGAAAGGTCATACTGCCTATTATTACCATGTGCTTCGTATTCTTGGAGGTTATCGGGAGCGTTCCTTTCAATATAAAATCGATGATTATTCCTTTAAAAAGGAACTTATTCTACTAACTATAGGCAATGGAACCACATTCGGAGGAGGTTTTAAGTTGATGCCAGAGGCAAAGATTGATGATGGCTTATTAGAAATATGTGAAATAGGCAAAGTATCTGGATTCAGAAGGTTTTTGAATGTTGGAAAGCTATCGGGAGGCACACATGGATCGATGAGTGAAGTCAGTTTTTACAAAGCTAAAAAAGTAAGCATAGCAGGAAATGACGCTCTATTTGCACATATAGATGGCGAGAGAATGGGTCAGCCACCTTTTGAGATTAAGGTGCTGCCAAAGGCATTGAAGCTGAGATTTAGTTCTTTTTGA
- a CDS encoding threonine/serine dehydratase: MLTTIPSFSDIKRTHQRISKYIIQTPVMTSKNIDEIAGCHIFFKCENFQKVGAFKMRGAANAIFSYRPEDRANGFACHSSGNHGQAVALAAKLAGSKAYVVMPKNASKVKIDAVKGYNAEVIFCEPNDQSRTKTCEDIVKKTGAILIHPFDDYNIIAGQASAAKELIEEVDDLDAIISPVGGGGLAAGTCLVAHFLDPNMEVYLGEPEAVDDAYQSLKAGKIIPNKSSDTIADGLKTTVGQKNFDILKDHVKEVLPVTEKEIVSAMKLIWERMKIVIEPSCAVPFAAILKNKELFKEKRVGVILTGGNVDLTKLPF; encoded by the coding sequence ATGCTCACCACAATCCCTTCCTTCTCTGACATCAAGCGTACGCATCAGCGAATCTCGAAGTACATTATCCAAACGCCTGTAATGACGTCTAAAAACATCGATGAAATAGCAGGATGTCATATCTTCTTCAAGTGTGAAAACTTTCAAAAAGTAGGTGCTTTTAAGATGAGAGGAGCAGCTAATGCGATCTTCAGCTATCGCCCTGAAGACCGTGCCAATGGCTTTGCTTGTCACTCTTCTGGGAATCACGGTCAGGCAGTAGCACTTGCTGCTAAATTGGCCGGATCAAAAGCATACGTAGTGATGCCAAAAAATGCGTCAAAGGTGAAGATTGATGCGGTGAAAGGATACAATGCAGAAGTCATTTTCTGTGAACCCAATGATCAATCACGAACGAAGACATGTGAAGACATTGTAAAGAAGACAGGCGCCATACTCATTCATCCTTTTGATGACTATAATATTATCGCTGGTCAGGCGTCAGCCGCCAAAGAACTGATTGAAGAGGTAGATGATTTGGACGCAATCATTAGTCCAGTCGGTGGCGGAGGATTAGCTGCGGGCACATGTCTAGTAGCACACTTTCTTGATCCAAACATGGAAGTTTATCTTGGAGAGCCGGAAGCCGTTGATGATGCATATCAATCATTAAAGGCAGGAAAAATTATTCCCAATAAATCTTCAGATACGATCGCAGATGGTTTGAAAACAACAGTTGGTCAGAAGAATTTCGACATCTTAAAGGATCACGTAAAGGAAGTACTTCCAGTTACTGAAAAAGAAATCGTCTCTGCCATGAAGCTGATTTGGGAGCGAATGAAAATTGTGATTGAGCCTTCATGCGCTGTTCCATTTGCCGCAATTCTAAAGAACAAGGAACTCTTCAAAGAGAAACGTGTAGGTGTTATTCTTACAGGAGGTAATGTAGACTTGACCAAGCTACCTTTCTGA
- a CDS encoding DUF559 domain-containing protein, which produces MWREVLGEKRMMGFRFLRQRPIGNFIVDFFCKDLKLIIEVDGYSHHIEEVAIKDQKREKKLIEM; this is translated from the coding sequence ATGTGGCGAGAAGTACTTGGCGAAAAAAGAATGATGGGTTTTCGATTCTTAAGACAAAGGCCCATCGGAAATTTTATCGTAGATTTTTTCTGTAAGGATTTGAAGCTAATCATCGAGGTAGATGGATATAGCCATCATATCGAAGAAGTAGCAATAAAAGATCAAAAGCGAGAAAAGAAACTAATTGAAATGTGA
- the polA gene encoding DNA polymerase I, whose translation MSEKKLFLLDAFALIYRAHFAMSQNPRLTTNGINTGAILGFTNSLLEIITKENPTHIGVAFDTHAPTFRHEEYKEYKATRQEQPEEIKVAIPYCLKIVEGFNIPILMKDGFEADDLIGTIAKRAGKEGFKVFMMTPDKDFAQLVDENISLFKPRRMGSGVDIMGIPEVLAKFDIDDVDQVRDVLGLKGDAVDNIPGIPGIGDKTASKLLKEYGSVQGIIDHVDELKGALQKRVQEHGQQGIMSKQLATINIDSPIEFDENALKYGDPNPDILQPIFDELEFKTIARRVFQEENEIKKADTAQLGLFDGGGESEPAASSKEFIETVKHTYHLVETEGEITSLVEKLSQQESFCFDTETTSLDTREAKLVGIAFAIEKGEAWYVSCGDKAQEVASSFKEVLENDEIRKIGQNLKYDIQVMRNYDVRVRGPIFDTMLAHFLLDPESSNSMDWLAETYLNYKTISFESLVGPKGKNQKTIDQIDPKKVSDYACEDADITLQLKEAIEKEIAERKLEKLLHEVEEPLSFVLADMEYQGVKVDTDTLEKMSGELDEESRKAQEEIFEIAGVEFNIGSPKQLGEILFDRLKLVEKPKKTKTGQYATGEDILSKLADEHPIAAKILEFREYQKLKSTYVDALPKLISPTDDRIHTDYRQTVAATGRLSSNNPNLQNIPIRTAKGREIRKAFIAKDDHHLMMAADYSQIELRIMASFSKDESMVQAFREGRDIHANTAAKVFGVDLDNVEPNMRRKAKEVNFGIIYGISAYGLSQNLNISRGEAQEIIDSYFKEFPNVKKYMDETIEKAKKDEYVETILGRRRFLRNINSRNFTMRGFDERNAINAPIQGSAADIIKIAMIDIHAWMQEEKLQSKMIMQVHDELVFDMHKDEQGLLMKKVEEFMKNAHPLEVPMEIGMGVGVNWLEAH comes from the coding sequence ATGTCAGAAAAGAAACTCTTCCTACTCGATGCATTTGCACTGATCTATCGTGCTCATTTTGCGATGAGCCAAAACCCCAGACTCACGACCAATGGCATCAACACAGGGGCTATTTTGGGGTTTACTAACTCGCTTTTAGAGATTATTACTAAAGAAAATCCTACTCATATAGGTGTAGCATTTGATACACATGCACCGACATTCAGACATGAAGAATATAAGGAGTATAAAGCGACGAGACAAGAGCAGCCTGAAGAAATTAAGGTGGCCATTCCATACTGTCTCAAGATTGTGGAGGGTTTCAATATTCCTATTTTGATGAAAGATGGATTTGAAGCTGACGACCTGATTGGTACCATTGCGAAGAGAGCAGGTAAGGAAGGGTTCAAGGTTTTTATGATGACGCCAGACAAAGACTTTGCTCAATTGGTGGATGAGAATATTTCACTCTTCAAACCAAGAAGGATGGGAAGTGGTGTGGATATCATGGGTATACCTGAAGTGCTTGCCAAGTTCGATATTGATGATGTAGATCAAGTAAGAGATGTCTTGGGACTCAAAGGAGATGCAGTAGATAATATTCCAGGAATTCCAGGAATAGGAGATAAGACAGCTTCTAAACTTTTGAAAGAATACGGTTCTGTTCAAGGCATTATTGATCATGTAGACGAGCTAAAAGGCGCTTTGCAAAAACGAGTACAGGAGCATGGCCAACAAGGCATTATGTCGAAGCAGCTGGCTACCATCAACATTGATTCACCTATTGAGTTCGATGAAAACGCATTAAAGTACGGGGATCCAAATCCAGATATTCTTCAGCCCATTTTTGACGAACTAGAATTCAAAACCATTGCGAGGCGGGTCTTTCAAGAAGAAAATGAAATAAAGAAAGCGGATACGGCTCAGTTGGGTCTTTTTGACGGAGGTGGTGAAAGCGAGCCAGCAGCGAGTAGTAAGGAATTCATTGAGACTGTGAAACATACGTATCACCTAGTAGAAACTGAAGGTGAGATTACGTCTCTTGTGGAGAAATTATCTCAACAAGAGTCTTTCTGTTTCGATACAGAGACCACAAGTCTTGATACCCGTGAGGCCAAGCTCGTTGGAATTGCTTTTGCCATTGAAAAAGGAGAAGCATGGTATGTTTCATGCGGAGATAAAGCCCAAGAAGTAGCATCCTCATTTAAGGAAGTTTTAGAGAATGATGAGATCAGGAAAATAGGCCAAAACCTTAAGTACGATATTCAAGTGATGCGTAACTATGATGTGCGTGTAAGAGGTCCGATTTTCGATACCATGTTAGCTCACTTTTTGTTAGACCCAGAGTCAAGCAATAGCATGGATTGGCTAGCAGAAACCTATCTCAATTACAAAACCATCTCTTTTGAGTCTTTGGTAGGTCCAAAAGGGAAGAATCAAAAAACCATCGATCAGATTGACCCGAAAAAGGTAAGCGATTATGCCTGTGAGGACGCAGATATCACACTTCAACTAAAAGAAGCCATTGAAAAAGAAATAGCTGAACGAAAGCTGGAAAAATTGCTGCACGAAGTAGAGGAACCCCTGTCCTTCGTACTTGCTGACATGGAGTATCAAGGGGTGAAAGTGGATACTGATACGCTAGAAAAGATGTCGGGAGAGTTGGATGAAGAAAGTAGGAAAGCGCAGGAAGAAATCTTCGAAATTGCAGGAGTAGAGTTCAACATAGGTTCACCAAAGCAGCTTGGAGAGATCTTGTTTGATCGCTTGAAACTTGTTGAAAAACCTAAAAAAACGAAGACAGGGCAGTATGCAACCGGTGAAGATATTTTGTCAAAACTTGCGGATGAACATCCAATTGCAGCCAAGATTCTGGAATTCAGAGAATATCAAAAACTGAAATCTACTTATGTAGATGCATTACCAAAGCTGATAAGTCCAACAGATGATCGAATTCACACTGATTATCGTCAGACGGTAGCTGCTACTGGCCGTTTGAGTTCCAATAACCCAAACCTCCAAAATATCCCGATTCGAACAGCAAAAGGAAGAGAAATTCGAAAAGCATTTATTGCTAAAGATGATCATCACTTGATGATGGCTGCCGATTACTCGCAGATTGAGCTGCGAATTATGGCTTCATTCTCAAAGGATGAAAGCATGGTCCAAGCTTTTAGAGAAGGAAGAGATATTCATGCAAATACGGCTGCCAAAGTATTTGGTGTAGATCTGGATAATGTAGAGCCTAACATGAGACGAAAAGCCAAAGAAGTGAACTTTGGGATCATTTATGGTATATCGGCTTATGGGCTTTCGCAAAACTTAAATATCTCCAGAGGAGAAGCACAGGAAATCATTGACTCCTATTTCAAAGAATTTCCAAACGTGAAGAAATATATGGATGAGACGATTGAGAAAGCTAAGAAAGATGAATATGTAGAGACAATTCTTGGGCGTAGGCGCTTCTTGAGAAATATCAACTCCCGGAATTTCACGATGCGAGGGTTTGATGAACGTAATGCTATCAACGCACCTATTCAAGGAAGCGCAGCAGATATTATCAAAATTGCCATGATAGATATCCATGCATGGATGCAGGAAGAAAAACTTCAATCGAAAATGATCATGCAAGTACATGATGAATTGGTCTTTGACATGCACAAAGACGAGCAAGGTCTACTTATGAAAAAAGTGGAAGAATTTATGAAAAACGCTCATCCATTGGAAGTTCCAATGGAAATAGGAATGGGCGTGGGTGTGAATTGGCTTGAGGCTCATTAA
- a CDS encoding endonuclease/exonuclease/phosphatase family protein yields the protein MIHLLKKGLALLAVLSISVVLLAAYMSSSNLSKESHTEVIDYSESIESRDSTLKVMTFNIGYLSGMTNNLSIHRESQFFADQLMQAKNLIKVANANVVSFQEIDFGASRSFHVDQLDSIASAGKFVSGYKSINWDKKYVPFPYWPPSNHFGQMLSGQAILSRYPIETDTTIILNPNLSAPAYYRAFYLNRLLQIAEINFRGSQVKIMNVHLEAFDKKTRLKQLEIVKREFEKYASQQPVLLMGDFNSEVPDRSAERDAIDLLMEAKWITSAIPFDQELENRTFSSEHPVRMIDYIFYNKNYFRCIDAKVLNEAGPISDHLPLWAELETR from the coding sequence ATGATACACCTATTGAAGAAAGGTTTAGCCCTTTTGGCTGTTCTGTCCATTTCTGTTGTTTTATTGGCTGCTTATATGAGTTCTAGCAATTTGTCTAAAGAATCACATACAGAAGTTATTGACTACTCAGAGTCGATAGAAAGTCGTGACTCAACACTTAAGGTAATGACATTTAATATTGGCTATCTATCCGGGATGACGAATAATCTTTCGATTCATAGGGAATCACAATTTTTCGCTGACCAGCTTATGCAAGCAAAAAATCTCATCAAAGTTGCGAATGCAAACGTTGTGAGCTTTCAAGAAATTGATTTCGGCGCTAGTCGATCTTTTCATGTAGATCAACTTGATTCCATCGCATCCGCTGGTAAATTTGTATCCGGATACAAATCCATTAATTGGGACAAAAAGTATGTGCCATTCCCATATTGGCCACCATCAAATCATTTTGGGCAAATGTTAAGTGGGCAAGCAATTCTTTCTCGATACCCGATTGAAACTGATACAACCATCATACTCAACCCCAATTTGAGTGCACCAGCCTACTATCGCGCATTCTATTTAAACCGTCTGCTCCAAATCGCCGAAATCAATTTTCGAGGCAGTCAAGTGAAAATCATGAATGTCCATCTGGAGGCATTTGATAAAAAGACGCGATTAAAACAGCTAGAAATAGTGAAACGTGAATTTGAAAAATACGCTTCACAACAGCCTGTTCTCCTGATGGGCGATTTCAATAGTGAAGTTCCAGACAGGTCAGCCGAAAGAGATGCTATTGATCTCCTGATGGAAGCAAAATGGATCACATCAGCAATACCTTTCGATCAGGAGCTTGAAAATAGGACGTTTTCAAGCGAGCATCCAGTAAGGATGATCGACTATATTTTCTACAACAAAAATTACTTCCGTTGTATTGACGCAAAAGTCTTAAATGAAGCAGGTCCAATTTCGGATCATTTGCCTCTTTGGGCAGAGTTGGAGACAAGATGA